TCTGTGGTCCGTAGTTTCTCAGAAATAACTTTTTGTGATTCCAGGATAATTACAATTGTTTCGAATTCCAGTACAAATTTTATCTGAGAGTGTCaatcttcaatattttcaagcaCTTCTTGCTATCAGCTCTTAAGTATTGTGTCTTACATTGATTTTACGAATCCAAGTGGATGATACTTGTTGTCAATTAGATTATCCTGATTTCATACGTGATCGATAATTCTCCAAACGGGATGATTAATATACAGCATGAATATATGCATCGAGTATACATTTGAGTATACATTTCAGGATTTACGTTCTCCTTCCCGATAATTCAACATTCATTGGATATTGGAGTACTGGTGACTTGGACTAAAACCTTCAATTGTCCCGACGTTGTTAACGAAGATGCCGTGAAATTGCTTCACGAAGCTTTGGATCGTCGAGGAGACACTAAAGTGAAAGTCGTGGCGATTCTGAACGACACTACAGGAACATTGGTGCAAGGATCAACGTTAGATCATAATACTGCAATTGGACTTATACTAGGCACCGGTAGCAATGCCTGTTTTCTTGAACGAGCTGACAGAGTCGAACATTGGGAAACTGAGAGACACGGAGAACGCGAagtacttttttaaaatattttttgttgatATAGGGCGAACATTTGTCCTTGAATATTAAGTTGGTCATTGCTATTGCAGGTTATTATCGACATTGAATGGGGTGCATTTGGAGATAATGGTGTCCTGGACTTCATTAAAACAGATTACGATCGTGAAAATGATGCGAATTCGCTTATTGTAAATTCATTTACGTGAGTATCAATCAATTCCCTTGAAAAATGTGGAACATAAAAGCTCTACCTTTGGTAAATTTACTACActacgattttttaaattatcagaTTCGAGAAGTATATTAGTGGAAAATACTTAGGCGAGATTGTGCGGGTAGTGCTCGCGAAGTTAACCAAAGAAGGCCTTCTATTTATAGGGGATCACACACCCGGATCCCTTTTAGTCCCAGGCAATCTCACAAGCGATTTAGTATCTGATATCGAACAGTATGttgttttcaattaaaaaaatttatggTATATCTTTATCctataaatttccaatactatacgttaatattaaaatgtagagACTCTGTGGACGGTGGCGATAGCAGTacgaaggaaattttaatgaagttCGGTATCGTTCCGGACGAAGAGGACGTGAAAATAGTACAATATGTTTGCGAAGTGGTATCTAATCGTGCAGCTCTTCTCGTTTCGATATGTAAGTTCAAGTATGTAATAGAACTAGTAGtactaaataatattagtttattaaccaaatttatttctttaggtCTAGCAGCCTTGTTAAAACGAATCAATAAGAAGAGCGTCACAATTGCTGTAGATGGATCTCTTTACAAACATCATCCTAGACTAGAGACGTGGATAAAACGATACATTCCACTGTTAGCTCCTGATCATGAAGTATgctttcatataatattttttattgttttattttgatccacgaaattaatcgattaatcgtgTATATATAGTTCAAGATGATCCATGCCGAGGACGGAAGCGGAAAGGGTGCTGCATTGATTGCTGCAATCGCACAAAGACTTCAGAAAAGATTAGATTAGTAGTAGCTAAAAGTTTCAAGTACGCTGGCATATAAGTTTTTTGTTAGTGGTGTAAGTAATTTGCATCGGATCTCTAGTTAAACAAATTGTTCAGagtatagaataattttaacaatcaTGTACAGTCACATTCCCTGTGTTAATAATGTCACCATTCACATTTCTGATCTTCCACGTTCAAAGgtcttatatatatttttgttcataCCTTTGAAGCGATagtatatacaaattattgtaCTGTTGTAATAGAAAGCATTCTGTTGTTACTCACTTTGTATCACAGAGTGATATTCGGAggaaaaattagatttatgcattgtatatttttatcagaaaaacatttaaaaagcaCGTTACTCATAAAAGGAATGTAACGCTGTTTTATCACGCGTCATCGAATGTTTGTGTACTTCGCttagaatttacattttacagcGTTTTTGGGAACTACATATCTTCCTGAATACttatgtttaaatactttatttttcttatattgttcaaaatattcgtgacgttatttgttatttgttattaattggGTTTCGTTTTATCATTGTTACGTAAGGTTAGTTCGATCTTACTTGTTGAAGATTTTTCtcgcaatttaaaaaatgaaaatatgtgGTATGTGTGAGGTGTAATTGTGTATCGTGAAGAAAATGATACACTCACGATTGATATTGCGAATATTTCTTGAGTATTGTGAGCAGTTTACACTCCTATCTGAAGAATATGAGACAATTGTGATATGAAACACTGAACAAAGGTATTGGAACAAAGTGATAGGAGAGTTAAGTATGaagtaagaaaaaaatcgCGTAAACATTCTAGAACAcaaatgtttgtataaaatgttatatcttgtaaatGATTGCGGGGACGTCCGGTTTTTTGTACTAGCGGAACGagattgttataataaatccACAAATGAAAATCGAGCAATTGTTCAGTTACTCTACCTCATTACAATTCTTCagttttaaaaagatatgGAACTTTGTACCTTTGAACCCTCGAAAGTCAGGTATAAGTTTTATAGCAGTACCGGAATTCGGTGCTGTGCTATATATTGTGGCAGTTAATGACCAACGATTACAATTATTGATGACTACAGTTATAAGTGGCTGATTATCAGTCACAATTAATGATTAGAGTTTACTTCAATCGAAGTATAGTTAGAATTATCGATCAGAATAAGTACATAATTatcaattgcaatttttaaggattaaaaattaatcaatcaaTCGAATgaagtattttaattgatcGTTATTCAACACCGTGGGAAGTGCTCGATTAAAACAGCAATACAAAAAGTAAACGAAGTTCTACGTTCACTAATTTACCCTtggttaaataattaattaaatcattaataGATACATTGGTTATTGCTCGACTTGCTGTAACTTAGTCTATTGATCTTGTTGCTAGGTGATCTGAGCGCGGTTCTTTCAAACGCATCAATGTCTAATGGCAGCGTCATCAGATGGCGGCACGTACGCGGTCGTCAAAAAGTGACAGCTCGAACTGTCAGCGGTATGCATACCGCCGCGTTTCTGCTGCAAATAAGCACTTTATAACTGATCGAAACGAGGGCTAAACCTTATCATTGAGCCTTCCGCTGTTTTAAAAGTCGAAACGGTTCACGAAAGAAGGATTAACGGTGTAAAACGTGAGACAGTGCGTGAAACGGTGGGTGAGCACGCAAAAGAGAACGGCTTGCCGGCTCGGCTAGTCTACTGGAAGA
This genomic window from Bombus pyrosoma isolate SC7728 linkage group LG4, ASM1482585v1, whole genome shotgun sequence contains:
- the LOC122566758 gene encoding hexokinase-1-like, with amino-acid sequence MVVPTEHALNEAIQVAPLVLSDDVKRHKIETRLARLRFSAATVKKIQDVFMSEMNKGIHQQPSSLQMENTYVPEFLDGTEEGLYLALDLGGTNFRVLLLELLHGTPIREEVKKYHISSDLRVGSGIRLFDYLAECVSDFVISQGLQDVELPLGFTFSFPIIQHSLDIGVLVTWTKTFNCPDVVNEDAVKLLHEALDRRGDTKVKVVAILNDTTGTLVQGSTLDHNTAIGLILGTGSNACFLERADRVEHWETERHGEREVIIDIEWGAFGDNGVLDFIKTDYDRENDANSLIVNSFTFEKYISGKYLGEIVRVVLAKLTKEGLLFIGDHTPGSLLVPGNLTSDLVSDIEQDSVDGGDSSTKEILMKFGIVPDEEDVKIVQYVCEVVSNRAALLVSICLAALLKRINKKSVTIAVDGSLYKHHPRLETWIKRYIPLLAPDHEFKMIHAEDGSGKGAALIAAIAQRLQKRLD